The following proteins are encoded in a genomic region of Thermoflexus sp.:
- a CDS encoding metal-dependent hydrolase: MRLRTHIVMGGVIGFWIGGPLGGVLGAFSGAIPDVDLDVGSVARGARGLGALALVGGALGGYLLRSPWMVGIGLGSGFLLWMLIRLPHRGPTHSLALAVLWSLLGALLWKEPRLAGAWAAGYLSHLLLDALTPQGIPWLWPLSTGRLRLARWRTGSLWDHGILWLSGIAGLGLLGWRLLSG; encoded by the coding sequence ATGCGGTTGCGCACACATATCGTCATGGGAGGGGTGATCGGCTTCTGGATCGGCGGACCGCTGGGAGGCGTGCTGGGGGCCTTCTCCGGCGCGATCCCGGATGTGGATCTGGATGTGGGCTCCGTGGCGCGAGGGGCACGGGGGCTGGGGGCGCTGGCCCTCGTCGGGGGCGCGCTGGGGGGGTATCTGCTGCGATCTCCATGGATGGTTGGGATCGGCCTGGGAAGTGGTTTCCTGTTGTGGATGCTGATCCGCCTCCCCCATCGCGGGCCCACGCACTCTCTTGCTCTGGCAGTCCTCTGGAGCCTTCTGGGCGCGCTGCTCTGGAAGGAACCCAGGCTGGCCGGGGCATGGGCTGCGGGATATCTCTCCCATCTGTTGCTGGATGCGCTCACCCCCCAGGGGATCCCCTGGCTGTGGCCGCTCTCGACTGGTCGCCTGCGCCTGGCGCGCTGGCGGACCGGATCGTTGTGGGATCATGGGATCCTGTGGCTCAGTGGGATCGCCGGGTTGGGGCTCCTGGGCTGGCGTCTGCTGAGCGGATGA
- a CDS encoding class I SAM-dependent methyltransferase, with protein MKATSSPPICDYEATDYEAFWRAGRTYEDLAERIALRALLPPWGHRLVEIGAGFGRLADLYGGYEEVYLLDYARTQVEAARRRWGHDPRFRFVVGDLYRLPFMPGSFDTVVMVRVIHHVQDVPRALGGIHEILRPGGVFVLEFASKRHLKAILRYALGAQSWSPFSPEPVEFAPLHFDFHPAWMRARLEEAGFRIRRERAVSHFRHPWLKRLIPAPWLARMDGWVQGIGALWKLTPSIFVQAEAGPGEHLTGDGLWRCPLCRLPAHEEETAVVCPAGHRWPREGSLYVMRPMGA; from the coding sequence GTGAAGGCGACGAGCTCCCCTCCGATCTGCGATTACGAGGCGACCGACTACGAGGCCTTCTGGCGGGCGGGCCGCACCTATGAGGATCTGGCGGAGCGGATCGCGCTGCGGGCGCTGTTGCCGCCGTGGGGCCATCGGCTGGTGGAGATCGGCGCGGGCTTTGGACGGCTGGCCGATTTATACGGCGGCTACGAGGAGGTGTATCTCCTGGATTACGCGCGGACGCAGGTGGAAGCTGCCCGGCGGCGCTGGGGACACGACCCGCGGTTCCGCTTCGTGGTGGGCGATCTATACCGCCTGCCCTTCATGCCCGGCTCCTTCGATACTGTTGTGATGGTCCGGGTGATCCATCACGTCCAGGATGTGCCCCGCGCGCTCGGGGGGATCCACGAAATCCTGCGGCCGGGAGGCGTGTTCGTCCTGGAGTTCGCCAGTAAGCGTCACCTGAAGGCCATCCTCCGTTACGCCCTGGGCGCTCAGTCCTGGTCGCCCTTCTCGCCGGAGCCCGTGGAGTTCGCCCCGCTCCATTTCGATTTCCATCCTGCCTGGATGCGCGCCCGGCTGGAAGAGGCGGGCTTCCGGATCCGGCGGGAACGGGCGGTGTCGCATTTCCGGCATCCGTGGCTGAAGCGTTTGATCCCTGCCCCCTGGCTGGCCCGAATGGACGGCTGGGTGCAGGGGATCGGCGCTCTCTGGAAGCTGACGCCCAGCATCTTCGTTCAGGCGGAGGCGGGGCCTGGAGAGCATCTGACCGGAGATGGGCTCTGGCGCTGCCCCCTCTGCCGGCTCCCGGCCCACGAGGAGGAAACAGCGGTAGTCTGCCCGGCGGGCCATCGCTGGCCCCGGGAGGGTTCGCTTTATGTCATGCGCCCGATGGGAGCATGA